In the genome of Candidatus Reidiella endopervernicosa, one region contains:
- a CDS encoding ABC transporter ATP-binding protein produces MNSDIEKIIKIRALQTRFGDHTLHHHIDLDIHRGEILAIAGGSGCGKSTLLREMLNLHQPYSGTIELLGYNIHRIDEATQLELYRNIGVMYQHGALFGGMSVLDNIAMPLREHTRLSEQLIEEIATIKLGLVGLPIDTGGKRPSDLSGGMLKRVAVARALALDPQILFLDEPTAGLDPQSAAGLDELIGNLKRLLGLTIIVVTHDLDTLWQIVDRVALLGEGRVIATDTMEALAKREEPTIRDYFHGPRGRAAKEQAWTTR; encoded by the coding sequence ATGAACAGCGACATCGAGAAGATCATCAAGATACGCGCGCTGCAGACGCGCTTTGGTGATCACACCCTTCACCACCACATCGATCTCGATATTCATCGTGGTGAAATTCTCGCCATCGCCGGTGGAAGCGGCTGCGGCAAGTCGACGCTGCTGCGTGAGATGCTCAATCTTCACCAGCCCTACAGTGGCACCATTGAGCTGCTCGGTTACAACATCCATCGCATTGATGAGGCGACGCAGCTCGAGCTCTATCGCAATATTGGCGTGATGTACCAGCACGGCGCACTGTTTGGCGGCATGAGTGTGCTCGACAACATCGCCATGCCGCTGCGCGAACACACCCGCCTGAGCGAACAGTTAATCGAGGAGATCGCCACCATCAAACTGGGGCTGGTTGGACTGCCAATCGATACTGGTGGAAAACGCCCCAGCGATCTCAGTGGCGGTATGCTAAAACGCGTCGCGGTGGCCCGTGCGCTAGCGCTCGATCCACAGATACTTTTTCTCGATGAACCAACCGCCGGACTCGATCCACAGAGTGCCGCCGGGCTGGATGAGTTGATCGGCAACTTGAAACGACTGCTGGGCTTAACCATCATAGTGGTAACACACGATCTCGATACCCTCTGGCAAATCGTTGATCGTGTGGCGCTGCTTGGAGAAGGTCGAGTTATCGCCACCGACACCATGGAAGCACTCGCTAAGCGAGAAGAGCCGACTATTCGTGACTACTTTCACGGTCCCCGAGGACGCGCCGCTAAGGAGCAGGCATGGACAACAAGGTAA
- a CDS encoding MlaD family protein, which yields MDNKVNYTAVGLFVLLLSAAGIGVTLWLAAGGLERSEYRGYLVYTTESVSGLSINAPVKYRGVNIGQVTEISLQPDNPELVRLLLQIRIGTPVKEDTVAVLSAQGLTGIAYINLTEGSRARHYSP from the coding sequence ATGGACAACAAGGTAAACTACACCGCCGTCGGCCTCTTCGTTCTGCTGCTCAGCGCAGCAGGAATCGGCGTCACCCTGTGGCTCGCGGCCGGTGGACTGGAACGCAGCGAATATAGAGGGTATCTCGTCTACACCACCGAATCGGTTTCGGGTCTCAGCATCAACGCACCGGTTAAATACCGTGGCGTGAATATCGGCCAGGTCACCGAGATATCTCTCCAGCCCGACAATCCCGAACTGGTGCGACTGCTATTACAAATTCGTATCGGTACCCCCGTCAAAGAGGATACCGTCGCCGTACTCTCCGCCCAGGGACTGACCGGCATCGCCTATATCAACCTTACTGAGGGAAGTCGTGCGCGCCACTACTCACCATGA